One Eptesicus fuscus isolate TK198812 chromosome 11, DD_ASM_mEF_20220401, whole genome shotgun sequence genomic region harbors:
- the MMADHC gene encoding cobalamin trafficking protein CblD: MANVLCNRARLVSYLPGFHSLIKRVVNPKAFSTAGSSGSDESHVATAPPDICSRTIWPDEIMGPFGPQDQRFQLPGNIGFDCHLNGTMSQKKSQVHKTLPDVLAEPLSSERHEFVMAQYVNEFQGNDAPIEQEINNAETYFESAKVECAIQTCPELLRRDFQSLFPEMATNKLMILTVTQKTKNDMTMWSEEVENEREMLLEKFINGAKEICYALRAEGYWADFIDPSSGLAFFGPYTNNTLFETDERYRHLGFSVDDLGCCKVIRHNLWGTHVVVGSIFTNATPDSHIMKKLSGN; this comes from the exons GTGCTCTGTAACAGAGCCAGACTGGTTTCCTATCTCCCAGGATTTCACTCTTTAATTAAAAGGGTTGTCAATCCCAAAGCCTTTTCAACTGCAGGATCTTCAGGTTCTGATGAGTCTCATGTGGCCACTGCACCTCCCGATATAT gCTCTCGAACAATATGGCCGGATGAAATAATGGGACCATTTGGGCCTCAGGACCAGAGATTCCAGCTTCCTGGCAACATAGGTTTTGATTGTCATCTCAATGGGACCATGTCACAGAAGAAAAGCCAGGTTCATAAAACTTTACCTGATGTTTTAGCAGAACCTTTATCAAGTGAAAGACATGAGTTTGTGATGGCACAATATGTGAATGAATTTCAG GGTAATGATGCACCTATTGAACAAGAAATTAACAATGCAGAAACATACTTTGAAAGTGCCAAAGTGGAGTGTGCAATCCAAACATGCCCAGAATTGCTACGAAGAG atTTTCAATCACTGTTTCCAGAAATGGCCACCAACAAACTAATGATTCTGACCGTAACACAGAAAACTAAGAATGATATGACTATGTGGAGTGAGGAggtagaaaatgaaagagaaatgctCTTAGAAAAG TTTATCAATGGTGCTAAGGAAATATGCTACGCTCTTCGAGCTGAAGGCTATTGGGCTGACTTTATTGACCCATCATCTGGTTTGGCG TTTTTTGGACCATATACAAACAACACTCTTTTTGAAACAGATGAACGCTATCGTCATTTAGGATTCTCTGTTGATGACCTTGGCTGCTGTAAAGTGATTCGTCATAATCTCTGGGGTACCCATGTGGTTGTAGGAAGTATCTTCACGAATGCAACACCAGATAGCCATATTATGAAGAAATTAAGTGGAAACTAG